A stretch of Cicer arietinum cultivar CDC Frontier isolate Library 1 chromosome 5, Cicar.CDCFrontier_v2.0, whole genome shotgun sequence DNA encodes these proteins:
- the LOC140920478 gene encoding uncharacterized protein, whose amino-acid sequence MSQVSRNNNGINGDPATPIRCHRCGKQGHMAYECRDAGITCFNCQQQGHISTTCPYPRKTPQPGNQSSQASRPKSNGRVFALSGAGASKKDNLIQGIFLISDTPLFVLFDCGATHSFVSLDCVRRLGLPVSRLQYDLIVNTTTSDSVDTSSVCLDISIHVCGRDFRVDLVCLPLRLVDVILGMDWLSANRVRVDFLVKPLNSWSQKRWLSVAIYPPTK is encoded by the coding sequence ATGAGTCAAGTCTCGCGCAACAACAATGGTATTAATGGTGATCCAGCTACTCCTATCCGATGTCACAGGTGTGGTAAGCAAGGTCACATGGCATATGAATGTAGAGATGCTGgaattacttgttttaattgtcaacaacaagGCCACATTAGCACCACATGCCCCTACCCAAGGAAGACTCCACAACCTGGAAACCAGAGTTCCCAAGCCAGCCGACCTAAATCCAATGGAAGAGTCTTTGCCCTCAGTGGTGCAGGAGCATCTAAGAAAGACAACTTGATCCAAGGTATATTTCTCATAAGTGATACTCCTTTATTTGTGCTATTTGATTGTGGTGCCACTCATTCCTTTGTGTCTCTTGACTGTGTTAGACGTTTAGGACTACCTGTATCTCGTTTACAGTATGATTTGATTGTGAATACCACAACTAGTGATTCTGTTGATACCTCTAGTGTTTGTCTTGACATTTCTATCCATGTGTGTGGAAGGGACTTCCGAGTTGACTTAGTGTGTTTACCTTTGCGTTTGGTTGATGtgattcttggtatggattggTTATCTGCCAACCGTGTCCGCGTAGattttttagtaaaaccatTGAATTCATGGAGTCAGAAGAGATGGTTAAGCGTAGCAATATATCCACCAACCAAGTGA